The following coding sequences are from one Humulus lupulus chromosome X, drHumLupu1.1, whole genome shotgun sequence window:
- the LOC133804894 gene encoding uncharacterized protein LOC133804894 isoform X3 — MLPFSRVNYEPSWCRMAATEHSRMGTNSWEPENRKRMFVLGMGFVGHFFAQQLKSQGCFLKWIIRDVSGTCSSTMKKKKLEDLGFDNDIYHFDANEPEWSILDVLNSHTHLLVSIPPFVDIGDPMLQHEELLKKRLMDGNLQWLCYLSSTSLYGNCCGEWVDEEYPASPTGELAKLRLAAEKRWLDLGHNIGIKVHVFRLGGIYGPGRSAVDTIIKQEDLSAGQRRRTHKLYTSRVHVEDICQALKASTLAFFPGKVFNIVDDDPAPREEVFAYAKYLIERKWPGQIKWSAEEEEALVRVKKESLFGEKRVSNVRMKKELGVKLLYPSYRSGLQSIIDQMENPF, encoded by the exons ATGTTGCCGTTCTCGCGTGTAAATTATGAGCCATCTTGGTGTCGTATGGCAGCGACAGAACATTCACGTATGGGTACTAACTCCTGGGAACCTGAGAATCGGAAACGGATGTTCGTTCTGGGTATGGGTTTTGTCGGCCACTTCTTTGCTCAGCAGCTCAAGAGCCAAGGATG TTTTTTGAAGTGGATTATCAGGGATGTGTCTGGTACTTGCTCAAGCactatgaagaagaagaagcttgaAGACTTGGGATTTGATAATGATATTTACCATTTTGACGCAAATGAGCCAGA ATGGAGCATCCTAGATGTTCTTAATAGTCACACGCACCTACTTGTTTCAATCCCTCCTTTTGTGGATATTGGTGACCCG ATGCTTCAGCATGAAGAACTCTTAAAGAAACGACTTATGGATGGAAATCTTCAGTGGCTTTGTTATTTGTCATCAACAA GTCTATATGGAAATTGTTGTGGTGAATGGGTAGACGAAGA ATATCCTGCTAGCCCAACAGGTGAGTTGGCTAAGCTGAGGCTAGCTGCTGAGAAGAGATGGTTAGATCTTGGCCATAATATTGGGATCAAAGTGCATGTATTTCGGCTAGGAGGTATCTATGGTCCTGGTAGAAG TGCTGTTGATACGATAATCAAACAGGaggacttgtcagcaggtcagaGAAGGAGAACACATAAGTTATACACATCAAGAGTTCATGTTGAGGACATTTGTCAAGCTCTTAAGGCCAGTACTTTAGCCTTTTTTCCTGG GAAAGTGTTTAACATCGTCGATGATGACCCAGCTCCCAGGGAAGAAGTATTTGCATATGCAAAGTACTTGATTGAGAGGAAATGGCCTGGTCAGATCAAATGGTCTGCTGAGGAAGAAGAGGCTTTAGTCAGAGTTAAGAAAGAAAGTTTATTTGGGGAGAAGCGAGTTTCCAATGTGCGTATGAAGAAGGAACTCGGAGTAAAGCTTCTCTATCCAAGTTACAGGTCTGGGTTGCAGAGCATTATTGACCAAATGGAGAACCCTTTTTAA
- the LOC133804894 gene encoding uncharacterized protein LOC133804894 isoform X1, whose product MLWVILLVAPFCALPMREQNWNSETEYMLPFSRVNYEPSWCRMAATEHSRMGTNSWEPENRKRMFVLGMGFVGHFFAQQLKSQGCFLKWIIRDVSGTCSSTMKKKKLEDLGFDNDIYHFDANEPEWSILDVLNSHTHLLVSIPPFVDIGDPMLQHEELLKKRLMDGNLQWLCYLSSTSLYGNCCGEWVDEEYPASPTGELAKLRLAAEKRWLDLGHNIGIKVHVFRLGGIYGPGRSAVDTIIKQEDLSAGQRRRTHKLYTSRVHVEDICQALKASTLAFFPGKVFNIVDDDPAPREEVFAYAKYLIERKWPGQIKWSAEEEEALVRVKKESLFGEKRVSNVRMKKELGVKLLYPSYRSGLQSIIDQMENPF is encoded by the exons ATGTTGTGGGTGATACTACTTGTTGCTCCATTCTGCGCTCTGCCAATG AGAGAACAGAACTGGAACTCAGAGACAGAATACATGTTGCCGTTCTCGCGTGTAAATTATGAGCCATCTTGGTGTCGTATGGCAGCGACAGAACATTCACGTATGGGTACTAACTCCTGGGAACCTGAGAATCGGAAACGGATGTTCGTTCTGGGTATGGGTTTTGTCGGCCACTTCTTTGCTCAGCAGCTCAAGAGCCAAGGATG TTTTTTGAAGTGGATTATCAGGGATGTGTCTGGTACTTGCTCAAGCactatgaagaagaagaagcttgaAGACTTGGGATTTGATAATGATATTTACCATTTTGACGCAAATGAGCCAGA ATGGAGCATCCTAGATGTTCTTAATAGTCACACGCACCTACTTGTTTCAATCCCTCCTTTTGTGGATATTGGTGACCCG ATGCTTCAGCATGAAGAACTCTTAAAGAAACGACTTATGGATGGAAATCTTCAGTGGCTTTGTTATTTGTCATCAACAA GTCTATATGGAAATTGTTGTGGTGAATGGGTAGACGAAGA ATATCCTGCTAGCCCAACAGGTGAGTTGGCTAAGCTGAGGCTAGCTGCTGAGAAGAGATGGTTAGATCTTGGCCATAATATTGGGATCAAAGTGCATGTATTTCGGCTAGGAGGTATCTATGGTCCTGGTAGAAG TGCTGTTGATACGATAATCAAACAGGaggacttgtcagcaggtcagaGAAGGAGAACACATAAGTTATACACATCAAGAGTTCATGTTGAGGACATTTGTCAAGCTCTTAAGGCCAGTACTTTAGCCTTTTTTCCTGG GAAAGTGTTTAACATCGTCGATGATGACCCAGCTCCCAGGGAAGAAGTATTTGCATATGCAAAGTACTTGATTGAGAGGAAATGGCCTGGTCAGATCAAATGGTCTGCTGAGGAAGAAGAGGCTTTAGTCAGAGTTAAGAAAGAAAGTTTATTTGGGGAGAAGCGAGTTTCCAATGTGCGTATGAAGAAGGAACTCGGAGTAAAGCTTCTCTATCCAAGTTACAGGTCTGGGTTGCAGAGCATTATTGACCAAATGGAGAACCCTTTTTAA
- the LOC133804894 gene encoding uncharacterized protein LOC133804894 isoform X2 gives MLWVILLVAPFCALPMREQNWNSETEYMLPFSRVNYEPSWCRMAATEHSRMGTNSWEPENRKRMFVLGMGFVGHFFAQQLKSQGWDVSGTCSSTMKKKKLEDLGFDNDIYHFDANEPEWSILDVLNSHTHLLVSIPPFVDIGDPMLQHEELLKKRLMDGNLQWLCYLSSTSLYGNCCGEWVDEEYPASPTGELAKLRLAAEKRWLDLGHNIGIKVHVFRLGGIYGPGRSAVDTIIKQEDLSAGQRRRTHKLYTSRVHVEDICQALKASTLAFFPGKVFNIVDDDPAPREEVFAYAKYLIERKWPGQIKWSAEEEEALVRVKKESLFGEKRVSNVRMKKELGVKLLYPSYRSGLQSIIDQMENPF, from the exons ATGTTGTGGGTGATACTACTTGTTGCTCCATTCTGCGCTCTGCCAATG AGAGAACAGAACTGGAACTCAGAGACAGAATACATGTTGCCGTTCTCGCGTGTAAATTATGAGCCATCTTGGTGTCGTATGGCAGCGACAGAACATTCACGTATGGGTACTAACTCCTGGGAACCTGAGAATCGGAAACGGATGTTCGTTCTGGGTATGGGTTTTGTCGGCCACTTCTTTGCTCAGCAGCTCAAGAGCCAAGGATG GGATGTGTCTGGTACTTGCTCAAGCactatgaagaagaagaagcttgaAGACTTGGGATTTGATAATGATATTTACCATTTTGACGCAAATGAGCCAGA ATGGAGCATCCTAGATGTTCTTAATAGTCACACGCACCTACTTGTTTCAATCCCTCCTTTTGTGGATATTGGTGACCCG ATGCTTCAGCATGAAGAACTCTTAAAGAAACGACTTATGGATGGAAATCTTCAGTGGCTTTGTTATTTGTCATCAACAA GTCTATATGGAAATTGTTGTGGTGAATGGGTAGACGAAGA ATATCCTGCTAGCCCAACAGGTGAGTTGGCTAAGCTGAGGCTAGCTGCTGAGAAGAGATGGTTAGATCTTGGCCATAATATTGGGATCAAAGTGCATGTATTTCGGCTAGGAGGTATCTATGGTCCTGGTAGAAG TGCTGTTGATACGATAATCAAACAGGaggacttgtcagcaggtcagaGAAGGAGAACACATAAGTTATACACATCAAGAGTTCATGTTGAGGACATTTGTCAAGCTCTTAAGGCCAGTACTTTAGCCTTTTTTCCTGG GAAAGTGTTTAACATCGTCGATGATGACCCAGCTCCCAGGGAAGAAGTATTTGCATATGCAAAGTACTTGATTGAGAGGAAATGGCCTGGTCAGATCAAATGGTCTGCTGAGGAAGAAGAGGCTTTAGTCAGAGTTAAGAAAGAAAGTTTATTTGGGGAGAAGCGAGTTTCCAATGTGCGTATGAAGAAGGAACTCGGAGTAAAGCTTCTCTATCCAAGTTACAGGTCTGGGTTGCAGAGCATTATTGACCAAATGGAGAACCCTTTTTAA